Within Protaetiibacter intestinalis, the genomic segment GGCGCCCGCGAAGGAGTAGATGGTCTGCGAGGCGTCGCCCACCACGCACAGGTCGTTGCGTGGGCCGAGCCAGAGCTCGAGCAGCTCCTGCTGCAGCGGCGAGACGTCCTGGTACTCGTCCACCACCCAGAAGCGGTACTGCTCGCGCACCTGCTCCGCCACCCGGCGCTCCGCGTCGAGCATGCCGGCCGTCACGAGCAGCACGTCCTCGAAGTCGAGCTGGCGGCGCTCGTCCTTGAGGTCCTCGTAGCGCTGCTGCAGCTCGAGCACGGCGTCGACGCCGAGCCCCGGCGGCATCGCACGGGTGCGGGCGACGCGCCCGTACTCCTCGAGTCCCATGCGGCGCACCTTGCGCCACTCGATCTCGGCGGCGAGGTCGCGCAGTGCCGCCGTGTCGACGCGCATCCGCAGCGACTCGGCCGCCTGCCCCAGCATCCGCGCCTTGCCGGGCAGGATCTCGGGCAGTCGGCCGCCGACGAGCTGCGGCCAGAAGAACGACAGCTGGGCGAGCGCCGCCGAGTGGAAGGTGCGCGCCGACACCTGGCCCGCGCCGAGCCGGCGCAGCCTCCCCCGCAGCTCGCCGGCCGCGCGGGTCGTGAAGGTGAGGGCCATCACGCGGTCGGGCGCGTAGACGCCCGTCGCGACGCCGTGCGCGATGCGGTGGGTGAGCGCGCGGGTCTTGCCGGTGCCGGCACCCGCGAGGATGCACACGGGACCGAGCAGGGTCTCGGCGGCGCGGCGCTGCTGCTCGTCGAGGCCCGCGAGCGGGTCGCGGCTCACCCCTCCGCCCCGTCCGGGAGGGCGCCGCCGTACCAGTCCTCGATGATCGCCCGCGCGATCGACGCCGAACGCGGCAGCGTCACGCGTCCGGCCTCGGCATCCGCCGCGAGCTGTTCACGCGTGAACCAGCGCAGCTCGCGCAGTTCGGTGCCGTCGGGGGTCGGCTCGCTCGGGGTGCCCGCCGCGATGCGCGCCTCGAAGCCGAGCATGAGGGAGGCCGGGAACGGCCACGGCTGGCTGCCGAGGTACACGGGGTCGGCGACCACGACGCCCGCCTCCTCGAAGATCTCGCGCACGACGGCCGCCTCGAGCGACTCCCCCGGCTCGACGAAGCCCGCGAGCAGCGAGAATCGACCCGCACCCCACTCGACGTTCGAGCCGAGCAGGATGCGATCCTCGTCGTCGAGCACCGCCACGATGACGGCCGGGTCGGTGCGCGGGTAGTGCTCGCGACCCGTGTCGGGGTCGATGCGCACCCAGCCGGACTGGCCGACGCGGGTGACGGTGCCCGTGCCGGGCGAGAAACCGGATGCCGCGTGCCAGTTGGCGAGGGCGAGCGCCTGGGCGAAGATGCCGGCGTCGCGCGCGCCGAGCCGTGCGCCGACACCGCGCAGCTCGAGCCACTCGCCGTCGAGCGTCGCGGCGAGCTCGTCGCCCGCGTCGAGGGCGAGCACCGGGGCGCCCGCCGCGAGGTCGGGGGCGTCGCTGCGGGCACGGCCGAGGAAGACGACCGCGTCGGGATCCACCTCGCCGACGCGCGCCGCGGGCACGAGGGCGAGGGCGTCGCGCGAGGCGCCGAGCGCGCGCCCGTCGTGCAGCACCACGAGCCGCGCCGCGGGGTCCGCGAGCAGACCCTCGACACCGCCCGCGCGGCTCAGGTAGTCGCGGTCGAGGTCGAAGCGGGCGAGCGGCGGTGCGAGCGGCGGGCGCGGCGCACCGCGGCCCGACGGCACTCGCGACCCGCTCATCCGCATCCCATCCGCGACACTGGACCGGCCGCGAGAACGCCGGATCGGGCGTGGCGTGCCGGGCGGCCGGGCGGGGGTAGACCTACCCTGTCGCCATGGCCAGATCCCACCTCACTCTAGCGGCGCTCGCCACCTCGGCCGTCGCCGAGCTCGACGCCGTGGGCGCCGCCCCCTTCGGCTCGCGGGGTCGCGGCGACTTCGACTCCGCGATCGTGACGGGACGCGACGGCCGGCTCTGGATGGTGCGCGTGCCGCGCTCCGAACGCGCCGAGCAGGAGCAGTCCGCCGACCTCGTGGCCCTCGGCGCGCTCAGCCAGGGCGTGCGCGCCCGGCTGCCGTTCGAGGTCACCCGCTTCGCCGGCCAGGCCCCCGTCGGCGGCACCCGCGCCGTCGTCTCCGAGTTCGTGGCGGGCACGCCCGTGAGCCTCACCGCGATCGACCTCGAGCTCGCGACCTCGATCGGCGAGGCGATCGCCGCCGTCCACGCCCTCCCCACGAGCCTCGTGACGGATGCCGGGCTCCCCGCCCACAGCGCCGCCGACGCGCACCGCGCCTCGCTCGCCGTCATCGACCGGGCCACCGCCACGGGCCTCGTGCCCGCGGCACTCGCCCGCCGCTGGCAGGAGGCCGGCGACGACGAGGGCCTGTGGCAGTTCACCCCCACCGTCATCAACGGCTCGCTGAACGCGGCATCGTTCCTCGCCTCCGCGGGCGACGTCACGGGCGTGCTCGGCTGGCACGGCCTGCGGGTCGGCGACCCGGCCCGCGACCTGTCGTGGGCGCTGGGCTCTCGCCGCGAGGGCATCGCCGACGCCGTCTTCGACGCCTACACGCGCGTGCGCGGCTCCGTCGACCGGCGCCTGCGCCAGCGCGCGACCCTCGCCTCCGAGCTCGAGGTGGCGCTCTGGCTGCTGCACGGCACCGACACGCGCTCGACGGAGACGGTCGACGACGCCGTGCGGATGATGTCGAAGCTCGTCGACGACGTGCTGGGCGACGCGACCGACTCGATCGGCCCGCAGACGCTGCCGATCCTCGCCGTCGACGAGGTCGAGGCGCTGCTCGACCGCGCGGAGCGCTCCGCCAGCTGAGCCTCCCCCGCTCCGGAGCGCGGCGGCGCGCTCAGCCGGTGCGGGTGACGACGCTCACGAGGCGACTCGGGCGCCGCAGGTCGACGCGGATGCGCAGCTCGTGCCGGCGGGCGAGCACCACACCGATGACGAGCGCCGTCACGGCGGGCACGACCCCCGCGACGAGGAACGCCAGCTGCCCGCCGAACTGCTGCGCGATCCAGCCCATGATCACGCCGCCCGCGGCCTGCCCGCCCATGAGCACCATGATGTAGAACGAGACCACGCGCCCCCGGATGCCGGGGTTCGTGGAGAGCTGCGTGAGCGCCTCGGCGCTCATCGCGAACAGCAGCCGCGTGACGCCGATGCCGACGAGCGCCGACAGGAACATCGGGTACCAGCCGTCCCAGGCGGCGAGCATCGTGACGAGGCCGTAGGCCGCGCCGAAGCCGACCACATCCCGCAGCCGCAGACTCCGCCGCTGCGAGGAGAGGATCGCGCCGAGGAAGGCGCCGAGCGCGCACAGCGAGTTGTAGAGGCCGTAGCCGGTGGGGCCCGTGCCGAAGGTGCCGTCGGCGGCCGCCGCCAGCAGCACCGGCAGGTTCATGCCGAACACCGAGATGGCGGCGAGCATGACGAGCGACCAGCGGATGGCGGGCTTGCGCCACGCGTACCGCACCGCCTCCCGCACCTGGCCGCGGGAGCGCGGCTGCTTGGGGGTCGGCACGAGCTCGTGGGACCGCATGCACGAGATCGCGACGACCGCGAGCAGCGTGGTCGCGGCGTTCACCGCGATCGACCAGCCGGAGCCGAGCGCCGCGATGAGGATGCCGCTGAGCGCGGGGCCGAGGAGCCCGCCGAGGTGGAAGGTGGTGGCGTTGAGGCTGATCGCGCCGCGGAGGCGGTGGGTGCCCACCATCTCGGAGACGAACGCGGAGCGGCTCGGACCCTCGATCGCGCCCGCGACCCCGGTGACGCCCGCGAT encodes:
- the nudC gene encoding NAD(+) diphosphatase, whose amino-acid sequence is MSGSRVPSGRGAPRPPLAPPLARFDLDRDYLSRAGGVEGLLADPAARLVVLHDGRALGASRDALALVPAARVGEVDPDAVVFLGRARSDAPDLAAGAPVLALDAGDELAATLDGEWLELRGVGARLGARDAGIFAQALALANWHAASGFSPGTGTVTRVGQSGWVRIDPDTGREHYPRTDPAVIVAVLDDEDRILLGSNVEWGAGRFSLLAGFVEPGESLEAAVVREIFEEAGVVVADPVYLGSQPWPFPASLMLGFEARIAAGTPSEPTPDGTELRELRWFTREQLAADAEAGRVTLPRSASIARAIIEDWYGGALPDGAEG
- a CDS encoding phosphotransferase, whose protein sequence is MARSHLTLAALATSAVAELDAVGAAPFGSRGRGDFDSAIVTGRDGRLWMVRVPRSERAEQEQSADLVALGALSQGVRARLPFEVTRFAGQAPVGGTRAVVSEFVAGTPVSLTAIDLELATSIGEAIAAVHALPTSLVTDAGLPAHSAADAHRASLAVIDRATATGLVPAALARRWQEAGDDEGLWQFTPTVINGSLNAASFLASAGDVTGVLGWHGLRVGDPARDLSWALGSRREGIADAVFDAYTRVRGSVDRRLRQRATLASELEVALWLLHGTDTRSTETVDDAVRMMSKLVDDVLGDATDSIGPQTLPILAVDEVEALLDRAERSAS
- a CDS encoding MFS transporter; the encoded protein is MSPPPPPPHPAAEYPVVTEPIPVFDRRPTLRESFAALGAYNYRLYLFSLAFGSTGGWMARVAIDWLVLELTGDVAMVGLAVALQFAPTLLLGAWAGVLSDRLPRRFVMLGTQIVATLANGVLAALVLTGHVHVWHVLLIAGVTGVAGAIEGPSRSAFVSEMVGTHRLRGAISLNATTFHLGGLLGPALSGILIAALGSGWSIAVNAATTLLAVVAISCMRSHELVPTPKQPRSRGQVREAVRYAWRKPAIRWSLVMLAAISVFGMNLPVLLAAAADGTFGTGPTGYGLYNSLCALGAFLGAILSSQRRSLRLRDVVGFGAAYGLVTMLAAWDGWYPMFLSALVGIGVTRLLFAMSAEALTQLSTNPGIRGRVVSFYIMVLMGGQAAGGVIMGWIAQQFGGQLAFLVAGVVPAVTALVIGVVLARRHELRIRVDLRRPSRLVSVVTRTG